A genome region from Candidatus Zixiibacteriota bacterium includes the following:
- a CDS encoding BamA/TamA family outer membrane protein: MLRRFSLIGLLVCLLAGAATAQKQELIRMLSKRPMIEKIVITGNHAFDEKTIRKNIASKEDGFWQSVSLMRANRYTKVTYERDLILLQYFYRSKGFDDAEVEITLTPGHKPEAAVVHIAISEGQRYRIAKLNLTGDLGSDGYRISVAANALREGEYLNRFAVNEARNGIKAIFANKGYPYADVAVDVDKDTAQALTTVNINITRNQLVLFGDVIVDTNLLTRPNIFRQEITFKKNDIYSRDKFFESQQRLIRTGLFNFVTLKLPESMNSLDSLQPDFYVSAVERKPRFAAVGGGAAQDEQAGVAFNAIGSFGDRNIRGTARSANLSLTTSFTFKDSLFVRPKYQFVYTEPYLFRIRMPLILTFKYEPRAASPSLKYHYRSFTVDATAVREFSLKTKLSTSLNYEQVDVDSAVLRAALEPEGITINRRLILQLERDSRPIQSRFNPSSGSYTVYRFEYVGGILGGDNDFIKLLYSWSKYNRFGSKTVFASRIRLGYVNEFGTSSDVPAKERFYLGGAYTMRGFPENDFGPHEMVPKGSGSDTTLVSVPVGGEATALLNLELRRPLFGKLWGSYFIDSGFNVDKLRNVTLKQVAVTTGVGLQFMSPVGPVRLDYGQRISINRVDSGGQFHVGILYAF, from the coding sequence ATGCTGAGGCGGTTCAGTTTGATCGGCCTGTTAGTGTGCCTGCTGGCGGGGGCAGCGACGGCGCAGAAGCAGGAATTGATCCGGATGCTGAGCAAGCGGCCGATGATCGAGAAGATCGTGATTACGGGGAACCATGCATTCGACGAGAAGACGATTCGCAAAAACATCGCGTCCAAGGAGGACGGTTTCTGGCAGTCGGTGAGCCTGATGCGGGCGAACCGCTACACCAAGGTGACGTACGAGCGGGACCTGATCCTGCTGCAGTATTTCTACCGGAGCAAGGGATTTGACGATGCCGAGGTGGAGATCACGCTGACGCCGGGGCACAAACCGGAAGCGGCGGTAGTGCATATTGCGATCAGCGAGGGGCAGCGTTACCGGATCGCCAAACTGAATTTGACCGGCGATTTGGGCAGCGACGGTTATCGCATCAGCGTCGCGGCCAATGCGCTGCGGGAAGGGGAGTATCTCAACCGCTTTGCGGTCAACGAAGCGCGCAACGGGATCAAGGCGATCTTTGCCAACAAAGGCTACCCCTATGCCGACGTGGCGGTTGACGTCGACAAGGACACGGCGCAGGCGCTGACGACGGTCAATATCAATATCACGCGCAACCAGCTGGTGCTGTTTGGCGACGTGATCGTCGACACGAATTTGCTGACCAGGCCGAACATCTTCCGGCAGGAGATCACGTTCAAGAAGAACGACATCTACTCGCGCGACAAATTCTTTGAGTCGCAGCAGCGGTTGATTCGCACCGGGCTGTTCAATTTCGTGACGCTGAAGTTACCGGAGTCGATGAACTCGCTGGACAGCCTGCAGCCCGACTTCTACGTCAGTGCCGTGGAGCGCAAGCCGCGCTTTGCGGCGGTCGGTGGCGGCGCGGCGCAGGACGAGCAGGCCGGCGTGGCGTTCAACGCGATCGGCTCATTCGGTGATCGTAATATCCGCGGGACGGCGCGCAGCGCCAATTTGTCGCTGACCACGAGTTTCACCTTCAAAGACTCGCTGTTCGTGCGGCCGAAATACCAATTTGTTTATACCGAGCCGTACCTTTTTCGGATTCGGATGCCGCTGATTCTGACGTTCAAGTATGAGCCGCGGGCGGCGTCGCCGTCGTTGAAGTACCACTATCGGTCATTTACGGTAGACGCGACGGCGGTGCGTGAATTTTCGCTGAAGACCAAGCTGTCGACTTCGCTGAACTACGAGCAGGTGGATGTCGATTCGGCGGTGCTGCGGGCGGCGCTGGAGCCGGAAGGGATCACGATCAACCGGCGCTTGATTCTGCAACTGGAGCGCGACAGCCGGCCGATTCAGAGCCGGTTCAATCCGAGCAGCGGGTCATATACGGTGTATCGGTTCGAATATGTCGGCGGTATTCTCGGCGGCGACAACGACTTCATCAAGCTGCTGTATAGCTGGTCGAAGTACAATCGGTTCGGGTCGAAGACGGTGTTTGCATCGCGGATTCGGCTGGGCTATGTCAATGAATTCGGGACGTCGTCGGACGTACCGGCCAAGGAGCGCTTCTACCTGGGCGGCGCGTACACGATGCGCGGCTTTCCGGAGAATGACTTCGGCCCGCACGAAATGGTCCCGAAAGGCAGCGGATCAGACACGACGCTGGTGAGCGTGCCGGTGGGCGGCGAGGCGACGGCGCTGCTTAATCTGGAGTTGCGGCGGCCGTTGTTCGGCAAGCTGTGGGGGTCGTATTTTATCGACAGCGGCTTCAACGTCGACAAGCTGCGAAACGTAACATTGAAACAAGTGGCAGTGACCACCGGCGTCGGGCTGCAGTTCATGTCGCCGGTGGGGCCGGTGCGGCTCGACTACGGCCAGCGGATCAGCATTAACCGCGTCGACTCCGGCGGCCAGTTTCATGTAGGGATTTTGTATGCCTTCTAA
- a CDS encoding gamma-glutamyl-gamma-aminobutyrate hydrolase family protein gives MQGESLGAAVSKPVIGVVLALTAEDHDFRPLPAYRFEFLKQHYYESVEDADAVAVAIPLTERLEHIDDYGRIVDGLLFVGGEDVHPELYGEAIDPLCKPQFPRRDHFEARLMQAAFQRQLPILGICRGLQIMNVAFGGSLYQDLSYQPGAGNHSQQGELDFATRHPVTVVTGTLLHRIVGATQIETNTAHHQAIKRLGEGLRVSARTADGVIEAVESDGFTVGLQWHPEAWGHDPVSRQLFAALREAAARYRSGR, from the coding sequence ATGCAAGGCGAGAGCCTGGGGGCGGCGGTGAGTAAGCCGGTCATCGGTGTGGTGCTGGCGTTGACCGCCGAGGATCATGATTTTCGGCCGTTGCCGGCCTATCGTTTCGAATTCCTGAAGCAACATTATTACGAGTCGGTCGAGGACGCCGACGCGGTGGCGGTGGCGATTCCACTGACGGAACGGCTGGAGCACATTGACGACTACGGCCGCATTGTCGACGGGCTGTTGTTTGTCGGGGGCGAGGATGTTCATCCGGAGCTTTACGGCGAGGCGATTGATCCGCTCTGCAAGCCGCAGTTCCCGCGGCGCGACCACTTCGAGGCGCGGCTGATGCAGGCGGCGTTCCAGCGGCAGTTGCCGATTCTGGGGATTTGCCGGGGGCTGCAGATCATGAATGTGGCTTTCGGCGGATCGCTGTACCAGGACTTGTCGTATCAGCCGGGGGCGGGTAATCATTCGCAGCAGGGGGAGCTGGACTTTGCCACCCGGCATCCGGTCACGGTGGTGACGGGGACTTTGCTGCACCGGATTGTCGGGGCGACGCAGATTGAGACGAACACCGCGCACCACCAGGCGATAAAACGATTGGGGGAGGGGCTGCGGGTTTCGGCACGAACTGCCGATGGAGTAATCGAGGCCGTCGAGTCGGACGGTTTCACGGTGGGATTGCAGTGGCACCCGGAGGCGTGGGGACACGATCCGGTCAGCCGCCAATTGTTTGCGGCGTTGCGCGAAGCAGCGGCGCGGTACCGGAGCGGCCGGTGA
- a CDS encoding rod shape-determining protein yields the protein MSIFSRFSNDIGIDLGTANTLVFVRGQGIVLNEPSVVAVEVASGKILAIGSEARRMLGRTPGEIAAIRPLKDGVIADFEITERLLSDFIRRVVRHKFLMKPRIVICVPSGITEVEKRAVRDSAENAGARDVYLIQEPMAAAIGVGLPVDQPSGNMIIDIGGGTSEIAVIALNGIVNNTSIRIAGDEMNEAIVIYMKKNFNLLIGDLTAEEIKMKVGSAIELEREDSMEIKGRDLVAGVPKNVKVSSAQVREALTEPVSSIIDAVRLSLEQTPPELASDILDRGIILTGGGALLRGLDKRIRQETNLPVIVADDPLTCVARGTGAVLENMAKFSKVLIRSRRD from the coding sequence ATGTCGATTTTCAGCAGATTTTCCAACGATATCGGGATCGACCTCGGCACGGCCAACACGCTGGTATTCGTGCGCGGGCAGGGGATTGTGCTTAACGAGCCGTCGGTGGTGGCGGTGGAGGTGGCCAGCGGCAAGATCTTGGCGATCGGGTCGGAGGCGCGCCGGATGCTCGGGCGCACGCCGGGCGAGATTGCGGCGATTCGACCGCTCAAGGACGGCGTGATTGCCGACTTCGAGATCACCGAGCGGCTGCTGTCGGATTTCATCCGCCGCGTGGTACGGCACAAGTTCCTGATGAAGCCGCGGATCGTGATCTGCGTCCCGTCAGGAATTACCGAGGTGGAGAAGCGCGCGGTGCGCGATTCGGCGGAAAATGCCGGCGCGCGTGACGTGTATCTGATCCAGGAACCAATGGCGGCGGCGATCGGCGTCGGACTGCCGGTGGACCAGCCCTCGGGCAACATGATCATCGATATCGGCGGCGGGACCTCGGAGATCGCGGTGATCGCGCTGAACGGGATCGTGAACAATACCTCGATTCGCATCGCGGGCGACGAGATGAACGAGGCGATCGTCATCTACATGAAGAAGAACTTCAATCTGCTCATCGGCGATCTGACCGCCGAGGAAATCAAGATGAAGGTCGGGTCGGCGATCGAATTGGAGCGCGAAGACTCGATGGAGATCAAGGGGCGCGATCTGGTGGCGGGGGTGCCGAAGAACGTCAAGGTGAGTTCGGCGCAGGTGCGTGAGGCGTTAACGGAGCCGGTGTCATCGATTATCGATGCCGTACGGCTGTCGCTGGAGCAGACCCCGCCGGAGCTGGCCTCCGATATTCTCGATCGCGGCATCATCTTGACCGGCGGCGGCGCGCTGTTGCGCGGGCTGGATAAGCGGATTCGGCAGGAGACCAACCTGCCGGTGATCGTGGCGGACGATCCGTTGACGTGCGTGGCACGCGGGACGGGTGCGGTGCTGGAGAACATGGCCAAGTTCTCGAAGGTACTGATTCGCAGCCGGCGTGACTGA
- a CDS encoding O-acetyl-ADP-ribose deacetylase — MQERLKIHLGSITDLDVDAIVNAANTTLLGGGGVDGAIHRAAGPELLAECRALGGCQTGDAKITKGYNLKARQVIHTVGPVWKGGDHSEDDQLRSCYRRSFELLIRAKLHSIAFPAISAGAYGYPLEDAAEIAVRESVNALNHHRSIKLVVFACFDRTAEAVYERLLTKHF; from the coding sequence ATGCAGGAGCGGCTCAAAATCCATCTCGGTTCGATTACCGACCTCGATGTGGATGCGATTGTCAATGCCGCCAATACGACACTTCTGGGTGGCGGCGGAGTTGACGGCGCGATTCACCGGGCGGCCGGGCCGGAATTGCTGGCAGAATGTCGGGCGTTGGGGGGATGTCAGACCGGCGATGCGAAAATCACCAAGGGGTACAATCTCAAGGCACGGCAGGTGATTCACACGGTTGGGCCGGTGTGGAAGGGCGGGGATCATAGCGAGGACGATCAGCTGCGATCGTGCTACCGGCGATCGTTCGAACTGCTCATCCGGGCCAAGCTTCACAGTATCGCGTTTCCGGCGATCAGCGCGGGCGCTTACGGCTATCCGCTCGAAGACGCGGCTGAGATTGCGGTGCGGGAGTCGGTGAATGCGCTCAACCATCACCGGTCGATCAAGCTGGTGGTTTTTGCCTGTTTTGACAGAACCGCAGAAGCCGTGTACGAGCGATTACTCACGAAGCACTTCTAA
- the rnr gene encoding ribonuclease R, giving the protein MKKLETRIAAEVAALGTRPLKIRELAKKMQIPAAEYVEFRRTVKGMMKSGKLNRQRGGRVGGQRKAEATVVGRLSVTKSGRAFVQPEGDKEEIVIEEWGLGTALHGDQVEVRMLPAAKRARPAGEIVKVLERATTEVVGKFYQSRFHTFVLPDDPRLKIEIRVEPPKGTPLRDGTKVVVHLEEWTNERDIPRGKILHVLGLPGEKDVDVLSTIYKFKLPTAFPAAVMSEAAVIAEEIPAEEIARRLDLRKTTTFTIDPEDAKDHDDAVSVERLGEGYRLGVHIADVSQYVESGTKLDKEARGRTASAYLVDRVLPMLPEKLSNNLCSLKEKLDRLAMSVLIDLDVAGNVKKYKIHESVIRSCAKLSYEQVQETLDGGAGLDKQKRVVQAIRVMHELALKLIDRRRRQGSIDFDLPEYKVFLDDYGIVTKIVKRERKMSHRIIEEFMLLANRLVAQEMLGRTVPALYRVHPPPDEEKLANFVEFARSFGHRASFGSPPQPKHIAEFIESIEGRPEADLLNELLVRSMQKATYQTENIGHFGLAFPHYLHFTSPIRRYPDLIVHRTLKEVLRGTFKKSKAGGLKAALDRIGEHCSQQEIVIMEAERETIAIKQAEFLSRQLGEVFNGVISGMLSFGFFVRLLDIGAEGMVRLATLEDDYYHVELERHEIIGKRTQRRMRLGDKVQVQVINVAVESGQIDFRLIQDQAKPRLQAYSYRNRRRWR; this is encoded by the coding sequence ATGAAGAAACTGGAGACACGGATAGCAGCGGAGGTCGCAGCCCTTGGCACCCGACCGCTTAAGATTCGCGAACTGGCCAAGAAGATGCAGATACCGGCTGCGGAGTACGTCGAGTTCCGGCGCACGGTCAAGGGAATGATGAAGTCAGGCAAGCTCAATCGCCAGCGCGGCGGGCGAGTCGGCGGGCAGCGCAAGGCCGAGGCTACAGTGGTGGGCCGGTTGAGCGTCACGAAATCGGGGCGGGCGTTTGTTCAGCCCGAGGGCGACAAGGAAGAAATCGTGATTGAGGAATGGGGGCTGGGGACGGCGCTGCACGGGGACCAGGTTGAAGTGCGGATGCTTCCCGCCGCCAAACGCGCGCGCCCGGCCGGTGAAATTGTCAAGGTATTGGAGCGGGCGACGACCGAGGTGGTCGGCAAGTTTTATCAGAGCCGATTCCACACCTTCGTGCTGCCGGACGATCCACGGCTGAAGATTGAGATCCGGGTAGAGCCACCAAAGGGGACACCATTGCGCGACGGCACGAAGGTGGTCGTGCATCTGGAGGAATGGACGAACGAGCGCGACATCCCGCGCGGCAAGATTCTGCACGTGCTGGGCTTGCCGGGGGAGAAGGATGTCGATGTCCTCTCGACGATTTACAAGTTCAAGCTGCCGACGGCGTTTCCGGCAGCGGTGATGAGCGAGGCGGCGGTGATTGCCGAAGAGATTCCGGCGGAGGAAATTGCGCGGCGGCTCGATTTGCGCAAGACGACGACGTTTACGATTGATCCGGAGGACGCCAAGGATCACGATGACGCGGTCTCGGTCGAGCGCTTGGGGGAGGGTTACCGGTTGGGCGTGCACATCGCCGACGTCAGCCAATACGTCGAAAGCGGCACGAAACTCGACAAGGAGGCGCGCGGGCGAACGGCCTCGGCGTACCTGGTGGATCGGGTGTTGCCGATGCTGCCGGAGAAGTTGTCGAACAATCTCTGTTCGTTGAAAGAGAAGCTGGACCGGCTCGCGATGTCGGTGCTGATCGATCTGGATGTCGCCGGGAACGTGAAGAAGTATAAGATTCACGAGAGTGTGATTCGCTCGTGCGCCAAGCTCAGCTACGAGCAGGTGCAGGAGACGTTGGACGGCGGCGCGGGCCTAGACAAGCAGAAGCGGGTCGTGCAGGCGATTCGAGTCATGCACGAGTTAGCGCTGAAGCTAATCGACCGCCGGCGCCGGCAGGGATCGATTGATTTCGATCTGCCGGAGTACAAGGTTTTCCTCGACGACTACGGCATCGTGACGAAGATCGTTAAGCGCGAGCGCAAGATGAGCCACCGGATCATCGAGGAATTCATGCTGCTGGCGAACCGGCTGGTAGCGCAGGAGATGCTGGGGCGTACGGTGCCGGCGCTATATCGGGTGCATCCACCGCCGGATGAGGAGAAGCTGGCGAATTTCGTGGAATTCGCGCGCAGTTTCGGCCATCGCGCATCGTTCGGATCGCCGCCGCAGCCGAAACATATCGCGGAGTTCATCGAGTCGATCGAAGGACGGCCGGAGGCGGACCTGCTCAACGAACTGCTGGTGCGCTCGATGCAGAAGGCGACGTATCAGACGGAGAACATCGGCCATTTCGGGCTGGCGTTCCCGCACTACCTGCATTTCACGTCGCCGATTCGCCGCTACCCGGACTTGATTGTTCATCGCACGCTGAAGGAGGTGCTGCGCGGGACGTTCAAGAAGTCGAAGGCGGGGGGATTGAAGGCGGCGCTGGATCGGATCGGCGAACATTGCTCGCAGCAGGAAATCGTGATTATGGAGGCGGAGCGCGAGACGATCGCGATCAAGCAGGCGGAATTCTTGTCGCGGCAGTTGGGCGAGGTGTTCAACGGCGTGATCAGCGGGATGCTGAGCTTCGGATTCTTCGTGCGGTTGCTGGATATCGGCGCGGAGGGGATGGTGCGGCTGGCGACGTTGGAGGATGATTATTATCACGTTGAACTGGAGCGGCATGAGATCATCGGCAAGCGCACGCAACGTCGGATGCGGCTGGGGGACAAGGTGCAAGTGCAGGTGATCAATGTGGCGGTCGAATCGGGGCAGATCGATTTCCGGCTGATCCAGGATCAAGCCAAGCCACGGTTACAGGCGTATTCGTATCGCAACCGGAGACGTTGGCGGTGA